In Dunckerocampus dactyliophorus isolate RoL2022-P2 chromosome 14, RoL_Ddac_1.1, whole genome shotgun sequence, one DNA window encodes the following:
- the mzt1 gene encoding mitotic-spindle organizing protein 1, with protein MASAANANLNAVRETMDVLLEISRLLNTGLDMESLSICVRLCEQGINPEALSAVIKELRKASETLKAPENCTN; from the exons ATGGCAAGTGCAGCAAATGCTAATCTAAACGCAGTCAGGGAGACTATGGACG TGTTACTGGAGATTTCCAGGCTGCTGAATACCGGCTTGGACATGGAGTCTCTGTCCATCTGTGTGAGACTATGTGAGCAGGGCATCAACCCGGAGGCTCTGTCGGCAGTCATCAAGGAGCTGAGGAAAGCGTCAGAGACCCTCAAG GCTCCTGAAAACTGCACAAACTAA
- the bora gene encoding protein aurora borealis, with translation MGDHTKIHITPARPSVRNPFESPNDYRHLREPLVPSPSAFQSKTCKATPPKFNWSIEEMASLLPVDIDQEEIQRQSFYLSQTRADSDTEEKRQTAIEQFFTKEAIVPSPWAVSDTRKALHVYKKSSLSPAIAEEPEKHSVSCQTSLSIPVAFDLERLLGEYYRNEEVACDAVQESLSSSSLRRKLFLDGQGASSGSDNSGPPTPERGLSPEGRPPLKQDEDAAHNFEGATSPNFSSPLSCAMTAPTPSTGQFSSSPIQQGRFRDCSLGSITSPLFPDRSSPAGMGSPTVSPILAHTACTPSGSAEWKRVCSLTPCSVPVDMDTPSCATSPYVEGCSPIRGCSPHQPHSDPRQQRAKSKPRASFRCWASPPLISPILNPRLPDNNEVEDLTHSSSSILSIDLDQSSPLNRNHRSHERLSLGFIEAEKTEEMTMERKLEEYEEADNGVLSGQLTSSRMGNVSATESSQMFVSLLVDGSSIRYDSSMQVDSGYNTTSAGASSLVYGLGSDSHGKESFSSNLPEDAFHLNRPSKIKAWHPHH, from the exons ATGGGTGACCACACCAAGATACATATCACTCCAGCAAGACCATCGGTACGAAACCCCTTTGAGAGTCCCAATGACTACCGCCACTTGCGGGAACCCTTGGTGCCGAGTCCATCTGCGTTCCAGTCCAAAACTTGTAAAGCT ACTCCCCCCAAGTTTAACTGGTCTATTGAAGAAATGGCCAGTCTGCTCCCAGTGGACATAGACCAAGAAGAAATCCAGAGACAATCATTTTACCTCAGCCAGACAAG GGCAGACTCCGACACAGAGGAAAAGCGCCAGACTGCTATAGAACAG TTTTTTACCAAAGAAGCCATTGTGCCCTCCCCGTGGGCGGTGTCAGACACCCGGAAAGCCCTTCACGTGTATAAAAAAA GCTCTCTGTCTCCGGCAATCGCAGAGGAGCCAGAAAAACACTCAG TTTCCTGTCAGACAAGCCTCTCAATACCTGTGGCCTTTGATTTGGAGAGGCTTCTAG GGGAGTACTACCGTAATGAGGAAGTAGCATGCGATGCGGTCCAGGAAAGCCTCAGCTCCTCCTCTTTAAGACGCAAGCTCTTCCTGGATGGCCAAGGCGCTTCCAGTGGCTCCGATAACTCCGGTCCGCCAACCCCAGAGAGAGGTCTTTCCCCGGAAGGACGGCCGCCATTGAAGCAAGATGAGGACGCTGCACACAACTTTGAGGGAGCTACTTCACCCAACTTTTCCTCTCCTTTGTCTTGCGCTATGACAGCCCCCACTCCTTCTACG GGTCAGTTCTCCTCCAGTCCCATCCAGCAGGGTCGCTTCCGGGACTGCAGCCTCGGCAGCATCACAAGCCCTCTCTTCCCCGATAGGTCGTCCCCTGCTGGCATGGGCTCCCCTACCGTTTCGCCTATTCTTGCACATACAGCTTGCACACCCTCGGGCTCAG CCGAGTGGAAGCGAGTGTGCAGTTTAACTCCATGCAGCGTTCCCGTGGACATGGACACCCCCTCCTGCGCCACGAGTCCATATGTGGAGGGCTGCTCTCCCATTCGAGGCTGTTCTCCGCACCAGCCCCACTCTGACCCCCGGCAACAACGTGCCAAATCCAAGCCCAGGGCCAGCTTCCGTTGCTGGGCCTCCCCTCCCCTCATCTCGCCCATCCTCAACCCCAGGCTACCTGACAACAATGAGGTAGAGGACCTGACGCACTCTTCCTCATCTATTCTTTCCATCGATCTAGATCAATCCTCCCCTCTGAATCGGAACCATCGCTCTCATGAGAGGCTCAGCTTGGGGTTTATAGAGGCTGAGAAAACAGAGGAAATGACGATGGAGAGAAAACTTGAAGAGTATGAAGAGGCGGACAATGGCGTCCTCTCAGGACAGCTGACAAGTTCTCGAATGGGCAACGTCTCCGCCACAGAAAGCTCTCAGATGTTTGTGTCTCTTCTGGTGGACGGAAGTAGCATACGTTACGATTCCAGCATgcag gTGGACAGCGGATACAACACTACCTCAGCAGGCGCCAGCAGTCTGGTCTATGGCCTCGGCTCAGACTCTCACGGCAAGGAGTCCTTCAGCTCCAACCTCCCAGAAGATGCCTTCCACCTCAACAGGCCCTCAAAAATAAAG GCGTGGCATCCTCATCACTAA